The Kribbella amoyensis genomic sequence CCCGCGGGCTGCCCGCGTTGCGGGAGGAGATCGCCGCGACGTACGAGCAGGTCGCCGCCGAGGACGTGCTCTGCTTCGCCGGCGCCGAGGAGGCCATCTACCTGGCGATGCGCGTGCTGCTCGGGCCGGGCGATCACGCGGTCGTCCTCACCCCGAACTACCAGGCGGCGGAGACGATCCCGTTGTCGGTCGCCGAGGTCACCGGGGTCGCGCTGCGGTCCGAGGACGACTGGGCGCTCGACGTGGACGCGATCGAGGCCGCGCTCCGGCCGACCACCCGCCTGGTCTCGGTGAACTTCCCGAACAACCCGACCGGCGCGGTCCCCGATCCCGCCACCTGGCTGCGGCTGGTCCGGTTGTGCGACGAACGCGGGATCATCTTGTTCAGCGACGAGGTGTACCGCGGGCTGGAGCTCGACCGGCCGTCGTTGCCGCAGGCCGTCGACCTGTCCCCGGCCGCGGTGTCGCTGAACGTCATGTCCAAGGCGTACGGGCTGCCCGGTCTCCGGATCGGCTGGATCGCCTGCCGTGATCCGGCGCTGCTGGACCGGCTGGAACGAGCCAAGCACTACACCTCGATCTGCAACTCCGGGCCGAGCGAGATCCTCGCGCTGATCGCCTTGCGGGCCCGCGATCACCTGCTCGAACGCAACCGCCGGATCGTGGCCGCGAACGTCCCGAGCTTCGACGCGTTCTTCGGCCGCTTCCCGGAGTTGTTCGAGTGGAAGCCGCCGCAAGGTGGATGCGTCTGCTTCCCCCGGTACCTCGGCGCGGACGGCGTCGAGGCGATGTGCGCGAACCTGGTCACCGAAGCGGGCGTCCTGCTGCTCCCGGCGAGCATCTACCGCTCCGACCTGACCCAGGTCCCAGCAGACCGATTCCGAATCGGCGTCGGCCGACAGGGCCCCGAAGAAGCACTCGCGGTATGGACGCAGTGGCTGACCGTGCGGTGATTCCGGGCGCGGCGGTGGGGCAGCAGAGAGTATCCGCCCGCGCGTCTCATGCCGTGGGCAGTATCGATCCCTGGATCGCAGAGGACACCGGATCAAACGTCCTCCATCCAAACTCTGCGTCAGGGAGCCAGGAGTCGAGCGGCACCGTCTACGAGCGTGGTCGCGCTCCGGATCGCGTTCCTGGCCTGTTGAGGTCCGACGTAGACCATTCCGTAGTGCGCGTTGTCCTTGACGTCGAGCAGTCGCACAAGCGCCCGAGACATGGCCTTGCCTTCAGACCCTGCTTGGGCAAGCAGTTGGATGGCCTGGCGGTGATCTTGTCCTCGCGACCGTCTGCCGAGCGATGCGCAGCATGCCGCGTCCGCCGCAGCGATGCCTGCCAGCACGGCGAGGGCGGCAGCAACGTTGTCGTTGGCAAGCTCGTCGTCCTCGGCGCCGACGAGTTGGGCGACATCGAGAAACGCGCGTGCTTGGCTGAGCCTGACGCTTGCTTGGGCGCGGTTGCAGTCCTCGGTCCGGCCGCCTCGCGTCGTCACTGAGGCATCGCCCCGGAGGTGAGCTGACGTCGGAGATTTCGGAAGTCCGGTCCGAAGACGGTGACACAGTCGCGCAACCAGTCCTTGACGATCGGCTCTCCGGTCGTGATGTGGGTCAGCAGTTCGGTGCTGGTCAGCGCATAGGTCTGCAGATGATTCCCGGTCCACAGCTGGACCTGTTCAGCCAAGGAGCCGAGTTGTTCGTCCCAGTCCGGCGGCGACTGGCTGAACTCGTGAACGACTAGAAGGTCGATGTCGCTCCGCAGATCGCCATCACCTCGCGCCACCGAACCGAACAAGCTCGCGTGCAGCGGCCGGGCTGACCAGGTGGCCTCGATCTCGGTCTGGATTCGCACGATGAGCCGGCGGCGTAGGTCGGCGAGTTCCAGCACGGCCGGCGCTGCCAGGTGGTCGCGATTGAGCAGGTACGCCGTGCTGGCTCCGACCTCGGTAGCACTGACCAGACCAGTCGTCGCTAGTCGCCGGAGCGCGTTCCGGATCCCGGTTTCGCTGCCACCGCCGACCAACTGGTGGACCTTTCGCCCGGTGAGTGGCTGGGTGGTTCGCGCCAGAACGGTGAGTACGGGGCCGTCCAGCGTGGTGATGACTGTGGTGATTGGTCGAGAAAGGTCCATCTCAGCACCTCGTTCTACTGCCGATATCGGCACTAATCTACCGATATCCACACAATAATGCCGATCACACAAGGTAGTTGACCGCTTGCGGGATGAGTAACGGTTCGATGCTTTGGCGACGTGGCAGAGTCTGACGATCTGCGAAAAGTCTCAACATCAAGGTTCAACGATAAGGTTGAATCTTATGGATCGGGACATGAGTGCCTTCGTCGGTGCGGGTTGTGAGCTGTTGGGGTTCGGGGAGCCGACTCATCAGGAGCCGGCTTTCGGGTGGGTTCGGAACGAGGTTTTCGCGGGGTTGGTCGAGACCGGGTTCAGCTCGATCGCCTTGGAGACGGATCGGGTTGCCGCGTTGCTCGTGGACGACTTCGTCCGCACCGGGATCGGTGATCTCGACGCGGTGATGCGGGACGGGTTCTCGCATACTTTCGGGGAGTTGGAGACGAATCGGGCGCTGGTTCGCTGGCTGCGGGAGTACAACGCGGGGGTGCCAGTGGAGCGGCGGGTGGGGTTTCACGGGTTCGACGCGGCGACCGAGATGATGAGTGCGCCGAGTCCGCGGCGGTATCTCGAATTCGGGCGGGACTACCTGGGACTCGAGCTCGACGTCGCCGGACTTGCCGGTCCGGACGAGCGGTGGAGTTGTACCGAGGCGATCATGGATCCGGCCAGTTCGCCCGGTGACAGTGCTGAGGCGGATCGGTTGCGGGTGATCGCCGACGACCTGCTCACGGTGCTCTACACGCGGGCGCCCGAGCTGATCGCGAAGACCTCGCGCGCCGACTGGTACCGGGCGGAGACGCACCTGACCACGGGGCTCGGTCTGCTGCGCTATCACAAGCAGTCCGCGGAGCGCCTTGAACAGCAGGAGCGGATCTCCCGGCTGTCCAGTGTTCGCGATGCTCTGATGGCGCAGAACCTTCTCGACATCCGTCGGGTCGAGGCCGGTCGTGGTGGGACCCTGGTCTTCGCGAACAACCTTCATCTGCAGCGGAACACGAGTGCTTGGCGGCTGGGCGGGATGGACTACACCTGGTCCTCCGCCGGCTCCATCGTGGCGCGGTTGGTGGGCAGGCAGTACGCGTTCGTCGCCGGCAGTCTGGGGCGCAGTGAGGCTGTCGGACTCGGCGAGCCCGCGCCGGATACGTACGAGAGCTTCCTGCAAAGTCGGACCACGAGTTGGGGGCTGATCCCGGCCAAGGACGTCCCGCCCGCCCGGACGCGCACCGAAACCACCCCGGAGCAGGGGTACTTCCCACTCGACCAGGCGACCGTCGACGGCGCCGACGCGATCCTGCACATCAGCGCCGGCGCCTGACCCCGGGTACGAGATGACCAACTCTGGTGGCGGGTGGCTGCCGGGTCAGTCAAGTGTCGGCACTGTGAGACGGCTTCGGCTGAGCCATGGACTTTCTGTCCCGGACTGAGTACGGTCCGTAGCGGCGTCCGCACCACGCCCCTCAAGCCGGCCCTCGGGCCGGCTCTCACCGGACGGTGAGGTGCTGCCCGCCAGTAGCGCCTCACTGGTGGATGGGCAGAGCAGCTCAAGGCGGCCAGCCGGGAGCTGATGGGGGCCCATACACCCAGGTGGGGCGGGCCGAGCGCGGTCATCCGACCATCGCGCTCCCCGCCCCACCGGCTCAAACTCCTCCCCCAACGCACCCGACCCGTCGGTCGTCTAGCTTGGCGACAGGAACATCGAGGGACGGTGCTGTGGCTGACTGGGAAAGCACGTTCGCCGAGCTGGTCGCGGTCCGCGGCCCGGCGTTGCGCGCGCACGCCTATCTGCTCACCGGGGACCCGGCCACGGCCGGCGACCTGGTGCAGGAGGCTCTGCTGCGCGTCTTCGGCCGGTTGCGGTTGGGGACCGACATCGACCAGCTCGAGGCGTACGTGCGCCGCGTCATCCTGAACCTGTACGTCGACGAGCGCCGGCGGGCGAAACGCTGGAACGACACCCGCCACCTGCTCGCGGACGAACCGGTCCAGGGCGACGACCACCTGGTCGACGCCAACGCCGTACGCCAAGCACTGTCCGGCCTGTCACCCAAGCAGCGCGCCTGTGTGGTGTTGCGGTACTACGAGGACCTGACCGTCCTCGAGATCGCGGACCAGCTCGGGTGCGCCGAGGGCACGGTGAAACGCCACCTGGCCGACGCTCGGACCAGGCTGGCCTCGCAGCTGGGCGTGACAGAGGAGAGTGTGCGATGACGTCGAAGGACCTGCGGGACCTCCTCGAAGGTGTGGCGGCCGAGGGGCGCGACACCGTCGACCTGGGTGAGCAGCAGCTGGTCGGCCGGATCCGGGCCAAGCGGCGCCGGAGCCGGATCATCGTGGCCGCGTCGGGACTGGCGACCGCCGCCGTGATCGCGGCCGCGGCCGTGGCCGTGGTGCCCAACCTCGTCAGCGACGAGCCGCCGGTGGCGTCGGGCGAGCAGGGCCTGGGGATCGCGATCAGCGGGTGCGGTGGCGCGGTGAGTGGTGAGCCGCGGGCGGATGCGCCGTTGCGGCTCGCGGCGGTCGGAGACCTGAAGGCGGGCCCCACGCCGGAGTTGGCGACGATCGACGTCGAGGTGACCAACGCGGGGACCGCTCCGGTCGACGCGGTCGCGGGGAAGTCGGACGTCACCGTGGTGCGGCAGGGGGTGGTTGTCGCGGTACCGGTGCCGGCTCGTGGGGTGGGTGAGACCGTCAAGCTGCAGCCCGGGCAGTCGGCGAAGTACCAGGCCACCGTCAGTCTGCGCCGATGCGGTGCGGCATCGACGCAGACCGGCGAGCGGCTGGCGGCGGGGAGCTACCAGCTCTACGCCACCAAGGTGTTCAACCCGGCCGACGGCGGTGCGGCGACCGAGGTCCAGGGCGGTCCCTGGACGGTGCAGCTGAAGTGATGACCAGCTGACCCCGGGGTCCTACTTGATGGCGATCGAGGCCTTGAAGACCGACCTGATCGTCGTCCAGCGTTCGGCGTACTGCACTTCGTTCGCGTGCGCGATGTGCATGCCGCGAATCTGGACCGTGCCGTTCACGTACTGGTACATCGGGGCACCCGAGTCACCACCCTGACCGGCCGGTCCCTCGTACGAGATCAGCTCCGGCGTACAGCCCGACTCGTCGCAGAACTGCGCGTGCAGGCTGGTCACCACCTGCGAGCACTTCTCGTACGTGGTCTGGCCGCTCCGGCAGTACGCCGCACCGACCGCGGGGTCGGACGCGCCGCTGACCAGGATGGTGCGACCGGTCGAGTTGCCGACGTAGATCACCGAGCCGTAGGTGCCGCCACCGATGGCCTCGAAGTCGTAGTACGGGAAACTCGCCCGGTTCCGGACCGTGCCCCAGAGCTGCTCACCGCCGCTGGAGTACACCCGCTGCCCCTGTGCGAAGCAGTGGCCCGCCGTCACCATGTACCGCGCGGTCGAGGTGATGGTGAAGCCACTGGTGCAGACGCTGGTGCCGTTGGTGATCGAGGCGCCGCCGCGGTGCGGAGCCGGGTCGCTCTGCCGGGTGTCCCGGCCCACGTTCCCGTACTTCGCCTCCAGCAGCGCCGGGTACTTCGCCAGCAGCGGCTGCATCACCGCGGCCGGTGCGTTCGTCGTCACCGACACCTTGTCGCGCTGAGCGTCGTAGTGGAATCCGTAGCTGTACTTCTTCGCCCCGGACTTCCACTGCCGGCCCTCGAGCTCGGTACGAACCGCGGTCAGCTCGGCCTCGGTGGTGCGGCTCTGCTGGACCCCGGTCTCGGCGCCGGCGACGCGGACGGACTTCGCGGTGGCCTTCGCCGTCCGCGGCATCCGGACCACGTACTTCCCGGTCGCCTTGTCGAGGTAGACGCCCAGACCACCGGCCTTCGTGGCGTAGTCGTCGACCTGGCTGAACTTCTTCTCCAGTGCCGTCTGCGGCCCGTCGGGCGCGCTGGCGGCGGCTTCCTCCT encodes the following:
- a CDS encoding erythromycin esterase family protein: MSAFVGAGCELLGFGEPTHQEPAFGWVRNEVFAGLVETGFSSIALETDRVAALLVDDFVRTGIGDLDAVMRDGFSHTFGELETNRALVRWLREYNAGVPVERRVGFHGFDAATEMMSAPSPRRYLEFGRDYLGLELDVAGLAGPDERWSCTEAIMDPASSPGDSAEADRLRVIADDLLTVLYTRAPELIAKTSRADWYRAETHLTTGLGLLRYHKQSAERLEQQERISRLSSVRDALMAQNLLDIRRVEAGRGGTLVFANNLHLQRNTSAWRLGGMDYTWSSAGSIVARLVGRQYAFVAGSLGRSEAVGLGEPAPDTYESFLQSRTTSWGLIPAKDVPPARTRTETTPEQGYFPLDQATVDGADAILHISAGA
- a CDS encoding S1 family peptidase, which produces MRFKGRSLSLAVAAVSVSVGGVVLAGQPSVAQPLDTTVAVADPALTAARAMKEEAAASAPDGPQTALEKKFSQVDDYATKAGGLGVYLDKATGKYVVRMPRTAKATAKSVRVAGAETGVQQSRTTEAELTAVRTELEGRQWKSGAKKYSYGFHYDAQRDKVSVTTNAPAAVMQPLLAKYPALLEAKYGNVGRDTRQSDPAPHRGGASITNGTSVCTSGFTITSTARYMVTAGHCFAQGQRVYSSGGEQLWGTVRNRASFPYYDFEAIGGGTYGSVIYVGNSTGRTILVSGASDPAVGAAYCRSGQTTYEKCSQVVTSLHAQFCDESGCTPELISYEGPAGQGGDSGAPMYQYVNGTVQIRGMHIAHANEVQYAERWTTIRSVFKASIAIK
- a CDS encoding RNA polymerase sigma factor, which translates into the protein MADWESTFAELVAVRGPALRAHAYLLTGDPATAGDLVQEALLRVFGRLRLGTDIDQLEAYVRRVILNLYVDERRRAKRWNDTRHLLADEPVQGDDHLVDANAVRQALSGLSPKQRACVVLRYYEDLTVLEIADQLGCAEGTVKRHLADARTRLASQLGVTEESVR
- a CDS encoding DNA-binding protein — encoded protein: MTTRGGRTEDCNRAQASVRLSQARAFLDVAQLVGAEDDELANDNVAAALAVLAGIAAADAACCASLGRRSRGQDHRQAIQLLAQAGSEGKAMSRALVRLLDVKDNAHYGMVYVGPQQARNAIRSATTLVDGAARLLAP
- a CDS encoding aminotransferase class I/II-fold pyridoxal phosphate-dependent enzyme, with amino-acid sequence MLPDFKLETYFSRWEFSARYHLTASDAQTLPMADLLELADDDGRRRWEALELGYTETRGLPALREEIAATYEQVAAEDVLCFAGAEEAIYLAMRVLLGPGDHAVVLTPNYQAAETIPLSVAEVTGVALRSEDDWALDVDAIEAALRPTTRLVSVNFPNNPTGAVPDPATWLRLVRLCDERGIILFSDEVYRGLELDRPSLPQAVDLSPAAVSLNVMSKAYGLPGLRIGWIACRDPALLDRLERAKHYTSICNSGPSEILALIALRARDHLLERNRRIVAANVPSFDAFFGRFPELFEWKPPQGGCVCFPRYLGADGVEAMCANLVTEAGVLLLPASIYRSDLTQVPADRFRIGVGRQGPEEALAVWTQWLTVR
- a CDS encoding nucleotidyltransferase domain-containing protein produces the protein MDIGRLVPISAVERGAEMDLSRPITTVITTLDGPVLTVLARTTQPLTGRKVHQLVGGGSETGIRNALRRLATTGLVSATEVGASTAYLLNRDHLAAPAVLELADLRRRLIVRIQTEIEATWSARPLHASLFGSVARGDGDLRSDIDLLVVHEFSQSPPDWDEQLGSLAEQVQLWTGNHLQTYALTSTELLTHITTGEPIVKDWLRDCVTVFGPDFRNLRRQLTSGAMPQ